The Vigna angularis cultivar LongXiaoDou No.4 chromosome 9, ASM1680809v1, whole genome shotgun sequence DNA window acaatattttaaaatgtttgacCAAAACCCACAATCAAATCCAATGGAAACACCAAACAAATAACTGACCCAAGAAATAGTAGTTTAGCTCTGCGACAATCAGCAACAAAGCGCAGCAGAACTTATGCGGAAGAAAAGAACCTTTATTTAGCTTGTTGTAAAGGCAAAACCTCCTAGATTCCGTACCAAGTTCCAAGACAAGACATCAGCGATGAAATGGCCAAACCAGCATATGGCACCGTAGAAATGTCACTCCTTTGAATTCAAATAGATGACAGAAATGAATCAATTAGTAGAGGAGTAGCAAccattagaaaaaaaagagcAAAAGTACAACCCCCCTTGATAGAAAAGGTGATAAAAGGAAAGTGGTGTCATTATGAACCCCACCCACCAAAATGCAACGCAAGAGATGGTCTATTCTTTATACCTTTGGCAGAAAACTAGGAATGCATTGAGCATTAACAGAGATCAGAGCTACCGACAGGGCAACTTCTCTCCGTGGTTATCACCCACATTCAACTTCTGAAACTCATCAACAATAAACAGCGGATGACAAAAATGTCAGATTTTTAGATGATTAAGATGATAAAGACTAAGATACACTAACACAATAGCTAGTACCAAttccaaaactaaaaaaagaaaaaaagaacatgCACTGCATTACATACCCACATGCAATGCATACACGAAAATGACCAACAaggcagaaaaaaaaaacattattttacaCTGACCAGAGGATTTGGGAAAGTTGATATGAAGATCAATGTGACAACATACGAGGAAAGGCACCCCAGAAGCCGAAACAGGGGAAAGAGAAACCCTAAGCTCGGAGAGAGCCGAAGAGAAgagtgaaaaataaacaaaaatgcaataaaTGTGAGAGAGAGTGCAGAGGGCAGAGAGCAGTGTGCAGTGAGCagtgtgttttgttttgtttgattccatttcatctctctcttcccatttcattttcctttcatttcccaatacaataaattaaaaatgcagGATTTGTATACGTTAAAAGCAAAACTGACACCATAAGCATAAATAAAtacagaaataaaaataaacatgatgTGTTTTGCTATTGTAAATGGAAATAGGAGCCAGCACTGTTccctataaaaaaattaagaaataaaagaagacaGTGTTACCGTACACAGAATATTGTAAGAAAGCCGcgaaaaagttgtttttaattttgttttgttttcacaGTCATAAAGATCCTCAATTTCTGTTTAACATCTCTTCCAATCTCCTAATCACCCCATCAAAATCAAATCTTTTTTCGTTAATCAAAACTTGAAAAAGtcaaataatttatgaaaatggaaaacaaaaacaaagataaCATTTTGAACTCTTAGCTTTGTTCATAAAGTAGTATAGATGAATGGATAAATGTCTTTTCAGAGCTGAAAAGTAGAAGAAAgatgtttgtgtttgttgacCTCTGATTTCATCATTCCATTTAGTCCAAAAACCATAATTCACGTATACTCAATGCACCAGCCATAAGTAAGGCTTTTTTACGCAAGGGAtcaattttattacaaaattatatatctgggttaagtttttaaaaaatttaaaaattatcagAAAAGTCAAGTCGTGCTCATGAAACACGATTTTGTTAGGAAGAAATCTTCATATTTTGAGATGACTTTCGTCATATAAACTAAGTTGTGTGAGtaaaacaatatttcaaattGTGAGTGGGATGCGAGTTTTGCAATACCGAAGTCGTGTCTATGTATGATCACTTGAGTTgaatgtatattaaaaataaaacattataatatattgtGACTTTCATATTAAATAAGTTTGCATTAAAGTTGTCATCGACAATTTTAGCTTATTTATGATTGTTATGAAATTGTGGTATTATTGCATATTGGATGTGAgagtgtttctttttttttatttttcttcaaaaaaattggaaaatttaATGGGTAGTTGTGAATtgttaaaaaacaacaaacataaagttgattaaagaaattataataagtaaaaagttaaaattaacagAGGCAATGTGTTACTGAATAAACtctaaattctaaaaataattgcaatgaaaactatatatatatatatatatatatatatataaggataatttcaacttaaaatcaatttaactaAAGTTACTATTCCAATGAAGTTCAGTTCAACTTAGTTAGACAAAAGTTACTATACACATTTgcaatttcaattatttttcaaagaatTTGTTGCAAGCGtttttagttataattatttttagaagttCTCACATCCAATAATGatttaagttataattatttttaacaggGGCTGACTTCGCTCAATAAGAAATTAAGTACATGATTAATTGAAAGTAATGCTTTGGAAGTCATCTTTCACTCTTAtgactttatttttcacaaagaAAACGTGTTTTTTTTTCACGATTTCATCTTCAAAAGTCATATCTCATCTCTTATCACAACTTTTTTGAAACTTTAAAACGAAATCATGCTTATGAAACACTACTTAACCATGTCTTtatcttttactatttttttattcaaaaacaaaattatttatttattttcaaaattttaaatgaataatcaAATGTTCTATAATTTTAATGGTTTGCTAATTCTTCTCAATGCAATATTTAGACTTAAAAAACCATTTTATTAGTGTAAAGTTGGTACAATTGTCAAAATTAAGTGCTTTTATTACTCGTTTTGTTAATTgatttcctttctcttttattcgatttcttttcctcttttacACTGATCTTCTCTTGGCTAGCCTTTCTCTTAGATGTTAAAGTGATGGAAAATCCATATAACAATGGAGGAACACAAGACACACCACCACCAATTCTTCTCACACAGTAACAGAGGACCCTTGCAGATTATTATGCAGGAAATGGATCAAtctatttcaaactttgtttAGTGCACACTCTTGGACGTAGAAACAGAGACCAAATCCCGCTTTGTTGGGATATCTGACACAACATCAATTCACGAGACTTGATCATGAAACCCTTATGTTCCTGTTGGAGATTTTCTAGGGATTTGTAACACAGTATAAATGCATCAAGTGACAAATGGATAGTAAAACAACTACTGCATGACTCCAATATTTTCCACATTAGAGTCTTCACAATCTAAAATTACCATTTCCATATTTCATCAAGGAGCATCTTAATTCCTATATGATGCTTGAGAGATGTAAAAGGTTTTGCTTAAGAGACGTGAAGTTAATGAATTTACTCAAACAAGCCTGTTTTTAAAATGTGTGAAGCCATACAAACATACTTTTTAATGTCGCAGCTGGTGATTACATTATGAATCAAACTTCTGATGAAGTGACTAACCTTATGCATATCACCatgaaaagttattataaaatgCAATATGCCATAACCTCAATGACTAGAGAAGGAAGTTTTTAAGCTAAATTCCCACTATGCAATGTTAGTTCAACAAAAGTTTCTCACCCAACAAACTAAAGATTTGGAGAAGCAAACAACTCAAGAGTTCCAATTACTACAAATCATTAGATATGTTAGAAAATTTGTTTACTCCAATAGcacatttaaattatattctaaatataATAGTACATCACCCTTGAAATCGAAGGACGCACCAAGAAAAAAATGGGAGCAAAAGCGTTTGATGTGATCAATTGGGATCTCAGAGCTGGTCCATTCTAGAGATACGTGAATGAAGGTATagatatatactttttttgttaaaagaaaaaggcGCCATTTTATCCGCAGAAAGGTTAGGTTCATTGGTATCTGCTAGTAACCTAACCAAGAAGATGGTATATGCTGAAACCTGCTTTTGGCACATGCCAACATATCATAATAATCTGATTGGTTGAAGCAATCACGAAAATCAGTAAAAAGCTTCTCAAACACCCTCCACTGTACTTCTAATGATCTGGTATAAGGGAATGGAAGAAAAACCTGCTCAAAATAACAACTAAAACGATTCAAAGGAAATGACCATAACATATGAACAAACTAATGACTGGTGAATTACATAACAAATAGCCAGCAAGAGAACATACACATTTGAAATTGCTACCTGTGATTTCAATTTAGATGATGACATGTACAATCACGCTATACATTTGAATGGTATAAGCATAAGATGGAAACAAGATGTAAGATAAGTTGAGAGGTGAACAAAGAGGTAACAGATGTGGAGAAGTGTAGAAACATGTGTTGCAGAAAACATTTGAAGGGGAAATGAACAAGAAGTTAATTACATTACATCAGTAAGGAATTCATAAGGAAAAAACAAGTTAGGTTtgagtgaaaagaaaagaaaagcatgtGTTGGTTGGTTGCATCTTCTGCcaatcagattttttttttatcagagcAACAGAAAGAAAGACAGAGACTTACATCCCCTTCATGGGCAAGGCGTTTAAGCATGGAAAATGTGTGGTGGTTGTCGTCCAAATTGTGGAGGACAGCAAGCCAAATCCGAGAAGCAAGTTGGTGGGCGATTTCTCGGGACTTGCCGCAGGCAATGAACTGATCTGATAAATAGAAGAGTTGAGATGTGACGAAAAGATAGAACAAgtatgaagaagaagagtgaaGTGTGATTAGCACATACCAATGATGGTTCCATGAAGAATTCCACTGTGGGGAGGCATAATGAAAAGTTGAAGTTGGTGTTTCAAGAAGAGATAAGTGTGGCCCACGATCTCGTGAAAGTGATGGTGTAGTTGCAAATTGTGAGGATGAGAAGCAAAGATGCGTTGAGCAATGTATAAAGCCGTGAATCTGGTCTTGGAGTTGTTGGGTAGAGGAATGGGGCCTGGCCATGGGAGAGGGAGAGAAGGGACTGCCATGAGTGGATAATGGTAGGAAAGTGCAGCTTGCCAGAAGCATTCACAATTAGAGCTGAGAAGACTGGCCCAGTGCTTATTAACGCATGCTATCTGCTCCCACTCTCCTATTCCCCCTCTCACCAATATCTCTATCAACACATCATCAGGAATCTTCCCAATCTCACCtacctcttcttcttcttcatccctCTTATTCTGCTCCCTTCCCTCATCCCCTTCGTCCATCAGTTCAACTTTTCACACCGTCGCTCTTTCTTTCAATCAGTCAGACCCCAAACTGATAACACAAGCACTCTActattctattatttaattcTCCACAAGTTCCAGCGAATGGACTGAATGGGTTCCCATATTCGTGCCCATCTCCATCTTCCCTATTCCATTGGCCGTCTGCAGGCTTAATCATACTCTACAAGGGTAATAGTTAGGAGGGCTAACTGGGGCCCTGGTGATGAAATCATTCCTCCGTCtgatttatgttttgtttacaatttttgtttaaatgatGCTTTCATTGACTTGTTCAAATGCGTAATTGGAATTTGAAAAGATATCAGCTACCAATCTGATTGATACACGTACACACTCAGTAGTCCCAACAActgatacaatttttttaattttctggtCCACATGACATACCAACAATGATCTATAGATATTACTACCTAGAATTTACAAATAAACCTGATAAGATAATAACAGATAAAACTAACAAgatataatattatccatcttATGCAGCGTAAAATGATTACAAGACACAATAGTATATAGCAGGATAGGGCTCCTTATCTTCCCACAAATTGTACAACTTATATTAACATTTCCACTTTCTCACCATCTGACTTTGCCAATATAATACTATCCATCTCATGAAGCGTAAAATGATTACAAGACTCCTGCACAGTACATAGCAGGATCAGGCTCATTATCCTCTTCCCAGAAGTTGTATAACGTATATTAACATCTCCAATTCTACAACTAACACTCACCTCTTACTTTGCCAATATATAACGAATTCAATAGAAACAGTGCAAATatacataaagaaaaagaaattcaaataaaGTCAACACAACAACTGGATATAATAGCCTTCTTTAGTAGCCAGAACTCCTTCTGTACTATATGACTCTGGTCAATTTCTCGCTCTAAATGAGTCCACTCCCATCCACAAAAGGTCATTAAGTGTTATGGCCGGCAAACAGTATAAGTTTTGAGAACTTCCCAATGCTCATCAGTAGAGAGATTGCGCTCTGGTAAAAACAAATACCCCCCCTCCACCAACTGCACGACCCAAAAGCATATTATCATCCAAATAACTGAGGTAGTATAGTCCTCCCACCGATTCcctacaattaaaaaaatcatcatatatgtttttatcaaaaaaaaaaaacaaaaaaaaacacagtaTCTCAATAAAGTAGCCCGTATGACATACCTTCCTGGATCTCTCACAGGGATTTGAGCTTTGAAAGTGCGGAGAAATTGCAAAATCTGCAGGAGAAAGACACAATTATGTGTAATCTATAAACATTGTCTGTCTCACTGTATAAACAAAATATGTTAGCAAACAATTTTGACTTATGCACTAGTTCTCATGCAGATCACAATCATATTGGATCATTCCCATAAAGTATGGCACCAAAGATTGGAGCAAAGAACAGGCTTTGTGACATAAGTTACCGGTGTCAATGATATCCACATCCTATGCCATGAATAGGCACATTAAAATTAACATCCAAATACAACCATAACCTAAGGTTGACTTACCTGAAGACTTATAAAAGATCGAGGTAGTATTGCTGGAGCTATTACAGCCTGCAGCTCTTCACTAATATTTATATCTTGAACTGTGATCTGCCAGGTATAAATTGCATATTTCGACCAATGTTATAACAGCATCAGaccaattaaagaaaaaacattatattcATACCCAAATACCAATAGTAAGTGGCCTTTCTTTATCTTAGTTCAGAAATAGCCTGGCATTTCCATTGAACTCTTTACACTTTCTTTAGAAATAAATACTGACTCAAACCGCATGATAAAATTCAGAAATAGAACACGGAAAAAATGTTATAACataaaatgaaaaccaaaactAATGTGGATGATCATTCCATAAGTTTCAAACCAGTTACGTAGAAGAGAAATTATGTATATTCTAAAAAACCCAGCATCTATTTAGACAGATATTGCACCTCAACTGTAGTATAAAGAATGCTcaagaaagtgaaaatgattACCTCTTGAAACTGCAGGTATATATCACGGACACATACAAAATTAAACTTGGCGGATACAAGCAGTGAAAATTATTACCTCTTGAAACTGAAGGTATATATTACGGACAGATACTACGTTAAACTTGGCGGATACAAGCAGTGTAGCACCTTCTTGTTCCTAtatgaagaagaacaagaacttATTAATTTTGGGTTCATGGAGAGAGCACCAAAGCTCAAGCTGAAGTATTTCGTCTAATTTCATTTTTCCAACAAATTAGCAAGAGAGGTTCACATTTGAACAAACCCTTTAAAACAAACACTATAGAAGTTAGAGTTTTCAACCAAAACAGAGATCTTGAACTTATCCATTGGGCCTATTGTAACAAAGGTTAAAACCATAAAGTATAACTTATGTTCCAAGAGAACGAGAAAAAACAAAGGGGAAGTCCAAATGTTCTtatccaattttaattttaatttttctttttcacctaGGATGTAAGTATACTCATCTCTCATTAAAAGCAATCCTTTATGCAATGCATCTTCAAGGAGTAGACagtaaaaatttcaattagataaaagaaaatataagtgACAGAAATACATAAGACAGTTTGTATTTCCACCCAGAATTCCAACAGAACATATTCAATATCCAACTGAGTTTAATATAACCTCTTCATAATATTGTAGAAATAGAAAGGAAGTAAATAATTGACTAGCGAACTGTGATGctagtaaaaataaaagtcacAATCCAGTACCGGAACACTGAACTTTAGGACTTTGTCATGTATTATGAAGTAGCAGAAAACAGGACaggaaaaagtaaaagaagGCATAGTTTCACCTCTAACAAATTTGGAATACTCCAACGAACAACATTGCGGATAATACCTCCATTAGATTGATCACGACattcaaatttttgaaagatCTGTCCAACCTATCTCAACATGAAAGCAAATGAAGAAACAAAACGGTAAGCAGGGTGTTAGAGATTCATTTTTACCTCTAAACCTTGCATTAATTACAGAATGGTGAGTGCAAAGATAAGTTGAATAAAGAAAGCATAGACAATAGATTtgagatggtgaaattgaaagTGCATTGGTATGTACTTCAAAGAAAGGAAGTGTAGCAGCAGCTTGGAGAAGAATGAGAACATCGGGGGCAGAAGTGTACTGGAGGCGCCATGTTCCATCCAACTTAGCCAGATTGATGGGGTCACCCATGTTACGGCTTTCCACATTCACCAGAGCCTCCTCAATAGAGGAGCGTTGATCAGGAGTTGTTAAGAGACCCCTTTGCGTGTCTTGGACAGAGGTCAGAAGTAGATGCTTTTTGCTCTCTAATTCAGAATCATATGCCTTAAAATAAacccaaaaacaaaaacaaacaaacaaaaaagtgGCTTGTAATGCCTTGCCATGCCATGGTAAACTTAACCGGTGGAAAGGAAGAGTGAGAAACACGAACCAGAGCAGAAGGCACGGAGAAGTTCCTAACAGTGAAAGGTTTGTTCAAAATCAAAAGCCGGGAATTGAAATTAGGTCTTCTGGTTGTGAAAGTGGAAGACAGAGACGGTGGGTACAAGGCTGAATGAAAAGCCAGCTCCATTGCAGCAGAAACAGGACAACCTATACTATGTTTCACACAACATGACACAACACAAAGAATCCATAGCCGAATGAAGGATGAATTAGATTCATTACCTTTCCCTTGTTTTTGTTAATTGAGTGGCTGCTTCTACTTGGCTACCACATCCACTCTCATTTATGCATTAACTCAGAAATCAGAGAGATAAGATGGATGATACAATACAACCAacacaataaatttttattcaaattactCGTGATGTTTGATCTATTATTagtattttccttttcttataaCGGTATAATTTGAGAGACTGatgattaattttatgttaacgTTCTACAATGATTAAATAGGTTGCTAAAATTctgtaattattaattttagccatttaaactaacaaaaatgaaaatgtgaCTCACGGTCCCAGAACCACACATgccaaaaaataatcaaaataattaaaatatgtttattgagaaaggaaaataaaataatttcgtGAAAAATATTTGAGGGACATATAATTTGCTTACACCACCTAAAGTGATggaaaaaatttagaattatacaatatatatagtgatagaaaataaaacagttATGATGTATTTACAAAAAAGAATCGATTTGTATTCTCCAATCTTCATATCTATAACATTTCTGAGAAAGAGTCCAAACCATACTTTTAGTGAATATAAATTTTGCCTTATAATATTATCATTGATTCTATATGTAATTTGGCCTTAAAAcgtatttaagtttcttatgtTATAGAAAGAACTGTAGAGAAAATAACTAATTCTTAAAAATCACATAAGTTCTTTACAttccaaaaattaattttaaaataataataaaaacttaccAAACAATAAAtcgttatattttaaa harbors:
- the LOC108320684 gene encoding probable plastid-lipid-associated protein 10, chloroplastic, which gives rise to MELAFHSALYPPSLSSTFTTRRPNFNSRLLILNKPFTVRNFSVPSALAYDSELESKKHLLLTSVQDTQRGLLTTPDQRSSIEEALVNVESRNMGDPINLAKLDGTWRLQYTSAPDVLILLQAAATLPFFEVGQIFQKFECRDQSNGGIIRNVVRWSIPNLLEEQEGATLLVSAKFNVVSVRNIYLQFQEITVQDINISEELQAVIAPAILPRSFISLQILQFLRTFKAQIPVRDPGRESVGGLYYLSYLDDNMLLGRAVGGGGVFVFTRAQSLY